The following is a genomic window from Planifilum fulgidum.
AAGACATATAGCTTTGAACTGAAAAAGAAGGCAGTGGAAATGAGGCTTCAGGGCATTCCCAAGGCAAAGATTGCTGAAGAGCTGGGGATTCAAGATGTGGGGCGATTAAAGATCTGGATGCGGAAATACCGGGAACAGGGCAATTTTGGGCTAATGGAGCACAGAGGGAGGCGGAAAGAGTACAAGGACCTGGAACGGGAAGTCAAAAGGCTGCGACTGGAGAATGATGTCCTAAAAAAGTGGCTGGAGATTTTG
Proteins encoded in this region:
- a CDS encoding transposase; translated protein: MARKGQKFKTYSFELKKKAVEMRLQGIPKAKIAEELGIQDVGRLKIWMRKYREQGNFGLMEHRGRRKEYKDLEREVKRLRLENDVLKKWLEIL